A stretch of DNA from Temnothorax longispinosus isolate EJ_2023e chromosome 2, Tlon_JGU_v1, whole genome shotgun sequence:
TCAATTTAAGATTATCGATCTGCAATAAGATACAAAAATGTACTTTCAAGTTATCAGTCGGAAAAGGCGAATCCACATATGATGGAGTGACGATCGTACAAAGCAGTCTATCACGACAGGTACAAGCAGTTCCATGTTCAGCCACAAGCTAAAATAATCGTTGGATACTTTCTCGCAGATATAATGCACCACCGACGACTTGTTAATCTTTGCCTCGACTTGGCTGCCGCCATCACCTGGAACTGGAATATCATTTTTCTTCGTGAGTAGACGCGCTCAACGTCTCGATAAGTCGATATCTCCAACAGTTCTATGACACTACGATAAGAGAATCATACAAAGCGGGCACTCTTCAGAGCCGTTATAGACCCCTAAAgtgcaagagagaaagagtcaGGATCATTTTTGGCGAGCGAGCACGTTTTTTAAGggcgattaaaaattaaagggCTTTCAAGTAACTTACCTAAAATAACGGGCGATAATTGTTTCGTTTTGACGCGCCAGGAGCTCGCCGAGCGTgcggagagcgagagaaggaTTGTCGCGCTCAGAAGAGCCGCCAGGCGCATTTTTCGTCGCGGCTACGTGGATTTTAAAGCGGCAGGCGGATTCTCGCGGACAAAGAGAGACGTGTATCCCGGGGAGTCAAATACCTCGCGGAGCCAAACTCGATCCTCCTCTCGAGTGTCTTCTCCCTGATCTGACGAATTGTGTCGAACGAATTGCAATTTAGTGCTCGTCACCCACCGCGTTGTTTATGTATCAATTGTGGTAATCAGCTGACGTCGTCTCGCCCTCGCCGTCGCACATGCGCCGGAAGTAGGGGACACTCGCGATCGGTGACGGGCCAATCGGAGCGGCGAACGAGATTACGTGTCGTTTGTCCTCTGCTGGCACGTTTTCGCAAGCGACCGTGTAAGTAACCGATCGTTTTATTGCgtatttatcatatttgtaaaaacatGTTGTCAAGCGGGGTCGATTTACATTGTCGATCGATTAAtgcaaattaactttaatctcagtTTAAAACTtaccttttatctttttctaaacttagaaactagaaaaagataaaaaataataattaaagtaaaataataagcgactaaattatcgtaagttactacagaagtaattaacgctcgcgtaaacgtagtatatatGGGTCCATTTTGCGCTAAACGAAACGCGAAAATTGcagtattaaatcaattaagaaaataatgagcatagattctgaaaattataaattgtaaattgtaaattgtttaGGGTCGAAACATttgttttgaatttgaattgtaatatataaatttcaagcaTTAAGAATGAGCTTTGTTCGCTAACCCttcttttctgaaattgtttatattatgcGAACTTGATTAACTAATTGTTTATTAGATATGTTTTGACTATAATTTTGTAAGTACGCTGAAGATGATCTTAGTTGTAACAGACCGAAACGTTTGTAGttcattttaatacaaatacataaattatcaaCGCTAATGCCGTGTTGCGATAtgttcattattttcttaagcaaaaattgcaatttaagAATGTAGATGAAGCaagcagatatttttttgttttatagaCAGATTATATTGCTATTTCTATTGTCGATTTCGCAAGTGTCAATCGGTCAGGATCGACTCGAAGAtaaaaaacagataaaaacAAGTCCGAGCACAaaacataacaaaatatatgattcATATTCAATCGTGTGATGTTCTGACGTTTTGAATTGCGAAAACCTCGTTTTGTTTTGAACTGTCTTTTCGCATAACTTATGCTAatggctcctgcacacaggacgcggcagCGCGGCATTGCGGCAACGCGGCACCGCGGTAACCAATTACCGTCTTGCCTTTCCGTTCTACTTTTGAAAGTAGTACGGAAAGGCAGATGGTGATTGGTTACCGCGGTGCCGCGTTGCCGCAATGCCGCGctgccgcgtcctgtgtgcaggagccatactccatagacgcggaaacgccgtgcggtagagtgcattgaccaatcagaaggctgccgcaagtcgcctgcggcaaaatcaaaatttgtgattggtcaacgcactctgccgCATGGCGTTTCCGCatctatggagtcttagcattatatgtatttgcTATCCTCTCGTGCACGCTCgtgtcgattttttttaacaatgccgatactccgctagcctagcaatcgtgagcagtcgctcgttttcgctcgtttcctctcctttgacccaatggattaaaaagagaggaaacgagcgactgctcacgattttgctaggctagcggagtatcgacTGAACGCACCCAATACTTGACTTCTCCTTTTATCGTACTTAAACCTATTTATTCCAATCTTAAAGACATCTTATGGCCGCAGAGGGAAGTGATCCGCGCAGTTCCTTGGGCCTAACGCACCCACGGCATTACCGAGTTCAGGACACCGCGGACATACACgaacaattatacatacaccCATACACTTACACAGTCTAGAGTGTGAGGAATTACGAGTTCACGAGTTTATATTGCGCAGTTTAACTTCTGTTTGGGACGTTTTTATTGAGACGTTCATGTTAATCCAGTCTAAGTCTTACTTTGGATGTGATACGAGATACGACTAGTTTCGGTTTCTCTATTATGGCCACATGGGTTACCCCCACGGTCTTTCCTTcatctgaataaaaaaaaaaaaaaaaaaaaaaaaaaaaaaaaaaatcttatgtcccgattttggacatggtgCTGTCTGGGTATTACCGCATATAATTCCACGTGTTGGCGTCAATTTTGACTTTCTTTTTTACCTCGATTCTCGCTCCTTCGCCTAAATCGATCGAGGGCCAAAGTCGCGATAGAATCATGCGATAGAATAGAAGATGAGAAGCAtacatttgaataaaattcaatttctcgTCGTCGGGGGAATCGAGGATTGTTGGATCGATTGACAGTGCTTAGCACCGATTATCACCGTAGCGAGAGCACGCGACGAGTAGGTACACTAGGTACggcgacgtcgcgtcgtcgcaTGCGCCCGCTTCTGGGAGGATCCAAGATCCAATCCATTATCCATTGCGTGGTGCGCGAGCCGGACGAGCCGAGCTCTTAACCCTCGTTCCTATCCTCGCCGGGCGAAGCGTCGAGAGGATGGCCGACATCAAGCAGGACCACAAGGGTGAGGACGTCGACAGCTACGGGATGGGCAACAGCGCCGACCCGAAGAACATGCAGGAGCTGACGCAATACGTGAGTCCGCGTATTTACGCACGGGATGACGATGACGCATTCGGGGACGTTCCGTCGCGACACGACCCTGACGCTACGTTGACTCCTTTGCAGGTGCAAACGCTGCTGCAGAACATGCAGGACAAGTTTCAAACCATGTCCGACCAGATCATAGGAAGAAATATCCTTTTTCACGCGCATAACCTAAAAGCGATGCTGTATGTGTGCGGCTGAAGCGGCATTTGAAGAAATCTCTGTGGATACACTTTATTTTGGAGTATCGTGAAACTTATAGGGGTCCCCAACTGGTCTGTGTACTTGATCCAACCCCCTCCTTTCCCTCATCTGTGAAGTTCTATCTGCCAAgaaatttcgacattttagtaaaaagaattttaaaattaaggtattttgtttttatacgattttcaaaagtttaaatttattcggCCTCcagttattacaaaaattttaatatggcCCTCTTGACAAAAAAGATTGGGGACTCCTAATGTAAACTGAATGTCTGTATTAGTATGTGTCGGTTTTTTCTGTTGACGTTATTGCTGAACagtacatttctttttctgaaTGCGAGTAATAAATAGTAGCTGCTTTTTGTCTGTTTAGTTTCATATAAGACTGTTTTTATTGGTTTCAATAACTCAGAGAAAAATGTGTCTGTGTGCACTTCTAGCATTTTATTGGTTTGTGTTTTTATTCAAACAAAGTTATGTCAACAGATTAAATGCATGTGCTATTTAGGTATATGTAGATGTCCAATCCTAAgctatgtttattttttaactgtatGCATGTTATGCTTTGCTTAATTTTATTGGGTGTTACACaagctaatatatatttatttttaatattaatattgttacgaGATCCTTAATAAGAAATACTAGATGAAATGGGCAACAGAATAGACGACCTGGAAAAGAATATCGCGGACCTAATGACGCAGGCGGGAGTCGAAGGTGGTGATAAATAAGCTCATCCTTTTCTCAGTGCACTGATCTATAAGTAatgacttatataaaatatagccATACTTCTTgtcacggaaaaaaaaagaaatgtataccGATAGTGAGAACCATCCTTTTGTTACAATACAGAAAATaaacttacatttttttagaaacgtattttgatattattttaaaggaTTCTCTCGTTACAGATAACCGAGACGCTACAACTACGGATATAACGATTAGGCAACTTCAGTGAAATGCGGTTTACGTTGTTTCTTCGTACTATCTTTATCTTGGAGAAGTTTCCCTTTTCTTATCTTATTCAAAACAATTGCGTATCTATGCGGACGCTTGaaccgataaaaaaaaaagagtacaaaTAAGCATTCTTCAAGATTaagcaaatatttactttgtCTGATTCAGTCTGTAAGGTATACGGTATATTATAGACGACATTAAAGACTTCTGACACGTGGGAATTGCTGGGACGGGTTTGAGAATGAAGCGTTTCTTTACTTTGTATCCAGCATGTTTTGACACTCTTTTCTAAAAAGACAGAAAGGCAAGATTAAAAAGGgcgattaaaattacatagatTTTTGCCTAGTTCTCACTGGCTTCTCTCGAATTGACTCCGATTCCGTTTCCTCTGTACTGTCTGGATATTCTTCGACTTGAACCGACTCGGAAGAATTTGTGAACGCGGTCCGTATGGAATCCTACAATTTGCCACGTTAAGATCCAAGAATAGAACTACGGAGCGATGTATATTCTCATTTTGCACTTACCGCAGATTCGGTTCCTCGATTAGCTAATTTCTGCGACGCCATGGGCGAGGATGCGAATCGAGTGGCTAAGTTCGTTAACGAGTAAGCTTGTCGAAACGAAGTTCTGCCCACCGTGTCTAATCTTGCGACGGAATCGGGAACTCGCATTGTCTCTCGAAATTCCTAGATACCGAAATGATGCTTTATTTgagataatgataaaaaaatattgcgtcagcataataaagttaatattgaaatgtcaaGTCTCATTGAAtcgtaataaaacaaatatcagTTTGAAGCAACGTTTACCCCATTTATCTCTCCTCTCGCGCTTTGATAGTCCTGCACGTCAAAGGATAAACAATGTTGACTAcgtatgttttataaatttcataatacTTCTCTTTAACACTTTAACTTTAACACAGAGGCAggatgtaaaagaaaattgaaattagatCTTCTCACctcaatatctttaatttcgTCAACAGCTGCAACATCTTGATATGCCTTGGTCAAAAGCTCAAGAGCCTTTGTATGAAAGCTCAATTCGATGGTGACAAAATCTAAAAGTATGGACTTCAAATCGTGCAACTTTCGTCGTTCGAATGAGTCGATCTGTTCCTCGAGTCCTTTCACTACGCGGGATACTTCAATGGACGCTTTTGTCAACTCCGATTCGGCTTGCGACTAATATTCTTTTTCGGTTAAAGATTTTTGTAATACAAGATGATGAAATACAACGACAAACTAATTATACACTTCGACGTGATTTTaccaatatttatattgatcttaattataatttaattaatttttgtcttaTTGTTTTACGAAAGGCATAGAATCAGTTAAATTAtagttaataaattgttactGATAAATTCAATTGTTACTGAAGAAAAATGAATCTTCAGTCATAAGGATACTATCATTTGACGATTCCTGGGATTTCTTTCTCGAACTTTATCCAGGTGTCTTCGTCTCGTGAGTTCTCTGTCGCGTGCTgcgaaagtattttttacatcatcGCGGGCATGCTTGCAAATCGTTGCGTATTGTGAGAGAGGTACAATTACTTTGGAATCCAATCTTTGTACTTCCGCATCTCTGTAAAGCAGATCGGTAATTTAAAGAATggaaatgtaaattgaaataatgtaataagaaaACATACAATGCAACTGAAAAGAAAGGCAAATCATAAGAAGATAGATTTCTAAGAgacttttaataaactttcttttatcttttgcaTTTGGTGACGAATAAAAAGCCGTGATTGTTTAACATAAGATGATAAACgttttcctttaattttaatgtgaaTAAAAATGGCAacacgatatatttttatttctttagttACACATACCAATaccaaaaaatgtaataattatttataaataaaaaataaattaaaattgttctctttttatatgcattacgaagaaaatataattatttgtgaaaCAGAGAGCCGGTTTTACCTATAATCGCCGATGACCGATAACGTTGCGGAAAAATTTGCGAGCCCGGCGCTCAGTGATCGATTTATGATTTCCGAATCCGCATaagtttgtattattttagcCAACTCGTCGCCCTTATCACGCAATCTGAAAAAAAGTTAAGCTAGTGAATAGCGAACGGAACGAGGCACATCGTCGTCAAAACAATATGGAATAGGAGCATGTCACTAAggaaaaataatcgatatGGTTTATCAGTTGTAGCGGAGGAGCACCTGGCAGCTTTTCTGGCGAACGCAGCGAATATCGTGCACAGCTCGGCGAAGTGTTTCTCCACGCCCGTTATGCGATCCTGTACGAACTTCGCTTCCTGCTCGCTAACAAAcgaaatatagtttttattttaatttaacggtTCGTTTACCGATCTGTCAAATAGGTGCggtgcaaaattaaaaagaaaccaTATATATGTTTGCGGCTTTGCTTAAACTTACTACAAGCTGCTTTGAGAGCGCGCTCGAAgcatctctctctcaaaatgtaatttaaaaaaatattcgacgAACTGTTTTGTATCACAGATTATTCTGCCGCGATAATATCTCGCGAAGCGAAAAACAATTTCAGTCGTTCCCTTTCCCGCACGCTATCGCTGACAGTTGCCTACTAGCCTGGCAGGTGGTGTATTGCCGCAGGTGAAGCTACGTGCATTTTCTATACTCCCTTCAGGCTAACTACGTAGAGGGTTGATTACACGAGGGATGATTCAAGTTTGATCCGATCTGTTTTATGTCCTCTGTTCCCTTTCTGTTCTGCGACTGCGATAcacattcatattttatattttctccaCAAAGATTTGGACGTTTCCCTCTCctgttttgtttatattacaaCAAAATTAGATTAGACATATCGCTATAAATTTTGTGCATTTGTATGTAATCTTTGtattagagaaataaaatactttataaattaaatacttataattaacttgtacttaaaattttaacttattaattaaatcatgtCTATTTTATATCAAGTGTAGGACGTAAACACGGTATTGATTTTACTTGGCTCCGCCGACTTTGTCTTATAGTATTGCAATAAGATAAGAAATTTGACAGGCAACACGTCAagctatatttataaaaatacttcaTTGGTACacgattacaattaatatgtaataaataacaaatttgcaacaatatatttttaattcgcaGCTAACTAGTGTCTTTTATCACAGCAAATGAATGTCCTGCACCAGCTCCCACAAGAACGGCAATGGAATCAGATGAAATTGGGAGAACCTCTGGCCGCAGAACATTTTCTGTTTTTCCGTTACCACAATTTCCATGCTCATTCCAACCCCAGCACAACACTACTCCATCatctgtaaaattaaattatcattattaaatactaaaatatgcTATGCACGTGTATactaaagtattttttaaatattgactcgttttgttttaaaatattttttaagtttaaagaaatttgtatCCAcccttgtaaaaaaaaaaaaaaaaaataaaaattggtgatgattaaaaataaaaaatatgcattccAATTATTTgacgcattttttaattttttaataaatgtatttatacatCTGTTTAGATGTTTATTGAATCTAATGATTTACCGGTTAAGGCAACATTATGCTCTGATCCAACTGAAAGTTGAACGATTTTCGGAACATGCTCAACACATTGAAGTCTCTCTTCTGTAGAAATTCCATTTTGTGGTTTCGACGAAGAACGGCCCAATTGACCATAATCATTTCTTCCCCACGAAAAAACAGTACCgtctgaaattatatatactacatTTTGATACACATGTAAACAATTCGATTGTATAGTAGCAAAAACGTAAAGTGAATTTAGTTTACTTACTGCTTAAGATATTTATGTGACTCCAACCTGCATGAATTTGAATTTGTACATCGTGTTGTATGCCGGAGAGTGGAATACATACGGGTTGTAATATTCGTGTTTCAGAAAATGTCTTAGGAAAGAATCCCAACTGTCCATGCTTGTTGTCACCAAAGACATATGTATTGTACGTTTGCCTTTTTGTTATGACGACGGTGTGATATTGACCACAGGCAACATTTTCCACGTTTTCCTGCATTGTCCATTCTGCAACTGTTCACCTGCGTTTTAATTAAGTGgagacattttctttttcttactaTACAGTGTATACCCTGTACTTGTGTATACTTCAACTCCATCGAATAGCTGTCAACTATTTAAGttaaaagtaatgaaataaattaataaatgatgtaaataagtacaaaatcaataaatgtataagaGTGATagataaatagtaaaaatatatcatataaatacataaataataaaataataatagttaaaaatatgttaaaagattttgaaaaGATACTCGAGTAAATTCAATGTCCTTATTAATTCCTTAGAATTCTTTAACTCACTTATTTTTACAGGATAAAAATTGTCCAAAATATAACGATTTGTTATATACCTTTGGTGAATGCATCAAGAAGAGGATAAGGCTGCATGGTTTCTGGATTAATTAAACCCAATTGTCCTCTATTATTTGATCCACAA
This window harbors:
- the LOC139809023 gene encoding uncharacterized protein isoform X1, with the protein product MADIKQDHKGEDVDSYGMGNSADPKNMQELTQYVSPRIYARDDDDAFGDVPSRHDPDATLTPLQVQTLLQNMQDKFQTMSDQIIGRIDEMGNRIDDLEKNIADLMTQAGVEGGDK
- the LOC139809023 gene encoding uncharacterized protein isoform X2, translating into MADIKQDHKGEDVDSYGMGNSADPKNMQELTQYVQTLLQNMQDKFQTMSDQIIGRIDEMGNRIDDLEKNIADLMTQAGVEDNRDATTTDITIRQLQ
- the LOC139809023 gene encoding uncharacterized protein isoform X3, with product MADIKQDHKGEDVDSYGMGNSADPKNMQELTQYVQTLLQNMQDKFQTMSDQIIGRIDEMGNRIDDLEKNIADLMTQAGVEGGDK
- the Fam92 gene encoding CBY1-interacting BAR domain-containing protein 1-A isoform X2, with protein sequence MLRARSQSSLYEQEAKFVQDRITGVEKHFAELCTIFAAFARKAARLRDKGDELAKIIQTYADSEIINRSLSAGLANFSATLSVIGDYRDAEVQRLDSKVIVPLSQYATICKHARDDVKNTFAARDRELTRRRHLDKVRERNPRNRQMISQAESELTKASIEVSRVVKGLEEQIDSFERRKLHDLKSILLDFVTIELSFHTKALELLTKAYQDVAAVDEIKDIEDYQSARGEINGEFRETMRVPDSVARLDTVGRTSFRQAYSLTNLATRFASSPMASQKLANRGTESADSIRTAFTNSSESVQVEEYPDSTEETESESIREKPKRVSKHAGYKVKKRFILKPVPAIPTCQKSLMSSIIYRIPYRLNQTK
- the Fam92 gene encoding CBY1-interacting BAR domain-containing protein 1-A isoform X1, which encodes MLRARSQSSLYEQEAKFVQDRITGVEKHFAELCTIFAAFARKAARLRDKGDELAKIIQTYADSEIINRSLSAGLANFSATLSVIGDYRDAEVQRLDSKVIVPLSQYATICKHARDDVKNTFAARDRELTRRRHLDKVRERNPRNRQMISQAESELTKASIEVSRVVKGLEEQIDSFERRKLHDLKSILLDFVTIELSFHTKALELLTKAYQDVAAVDEIKDIEEFRETMRVPDSVARLDTVGRTSFRQAYSLTNLATRFASSPMASQKLANRGTESADSIRTAFTNSSESVQVEEYPDSTEETESESIREKPVRTRQKSM
- the Sergef gene encoding secretion regulating guanine nucleotide exchange factor; translated protein: MYRHVERCKEIRSESSRTKILNKEYNSDIMPTYRLVSWGANSHGQLGQGLLSEQFVLPQEVDLSGCSLKPEAIRKIVGGAGHTLVLDVDGRVYSCGLNNKGQAGITGIEKENILTFQRIRALEHEIVIDVCCGWDSSLALTRNGELYVWGSNRYGQLSLDPSVFLSISHPHKILIGEKIKNVSMGLRHTAIVMENRELYVCGSNNRGQLGLINPETMQPYPLLDAFTKVAEWTMQENVENVACGQYHTVVITKRQTYNTYVFGDNKHGQLGFFPKTFSETRILQPVCIPLSGIQHDVQIQIHAGWSHINILSNGTVFSWGRNDYGQLGRSSSKPQNGISTEERLQCVEHVPKIVQLSVGSEHNVALTDDGVVLCWGWNEHGNCGNGKTENVLRPEVLPISSDSIAVLVGAGAGHSFAVIKDTS